One segment of Mesoplodon densirostris isolate mMesDen1 chromosome 6, mMesDen1 primary haplotype, whole genome shotgun sequence DNA contains the following:
- the DMRTA1 gene encoding doublesex- and mab-3-related transcription factor A1 — protein sequence MEQSQCGSRDQSGSGPPHLAPGLVAAAPPPQSPALPVPPGIPVPPTFLRPSSLFLRAAAAATAGSGGCPPPAGVERGVGAVACGYPRTPKCARCRNHGVVSALKGHKRFCRWRDCACAKCTLIAERQRVMAAQVALRRQQAQEESEARALQRLLYPGPSGPGGRSSGGGSSRMENPQTTASGPAMVSALGPSASRQASGLATPAFEIFQPDYTEEKQGRKESKCDSCQSGQEELVSKSHQFTLRSSPKSNDVTGKQNVRSSISENPNKDDSIQSPHPGEQSGGEESPRSLSSSDLESGNESEWAKDFTDTTVSLPTVSSRPRDPLDILTKIFPSYRRSRLEGILQFCKGDVVQAIEQVLNGKEHKPDTRDLASSGALENTAFQRASNLSLAGIGFGTLGNKSAFSPLHSTSASYGGDSSIYSLNPRLGISPLRLAYSSPGRGLSGFMSPYLTPGLAPALPFRPALDYAFSGMIRDSSYLPIKDSATGGRLYSRPNQNNM from the exons ATGGAGCAGTCACAGTGTGGCAGTAGAGACCAAAGCGGCAGCGGCCCACCCCACCTGGCCCCGGGGCTGGTGGCAGCGGCCCCTCCGCCCCAGTCTCCAGCGTTACCGGTACCCCCGGGGATACCTGTTCCTCCAACTTTCCTGCGCCCGTCCAGCCTCTTTCTGCGGGCAGCCGCAGCCGCCACCGCGGGAAGCGGAGGCTGCCCGCCGCCTGCCGGAGTGGAAAGGGGGGTGGGCGCCGTGGCCTGCGGCTACCCACGAACACCCAAGTGCGCCCGTTGTCGCAACCACGGAGTCGTGTCAGCCCTCAAGGGCCACAAGCGCTTCTGCCGCTGGCGGGACTGCGCGTGTGCCAAGTGCACCCTGATCGCTGAGCGCCAGCGCGTCATGGCCGCACAGGTGGCGCTGCGCAGGCAGCAGGCCCAGGAGGAGAGCGAAGCCCGGGCGCTGCAGAGGCTTCTATACCCTGGACCCTCAGGGCCCGGGGGTCGATCATCCGGAGGAGGCAGCAGCAGAATGGAGAATCCCCAGACCACAGCAAGCGGCCCTGCGATGGTGAGTGCACTGGGACCGAGTGCCTCGAGACAGGCTAGTGGTCTGGCGACTCCTGCTTTCGAGATTTTCCAGCCAgattatacagaggaaaaacaaG GACGAAAAGAGAGTAAATGCGACTCATGCCAGAGTGGACAAGAAGAACTGGTGTCTAAATCCCATCAATTTACCCTGAGATCATCTCCTAAGTCTAATGATGTCACTGGAAAACAAAACGTCAGGTCATCTATTTCAGAAAACCCAAACAAGGATGATAGCATTCAGTCTCCTCATCCTGGGGAGCAGTCAGGAGGTGAAGAGAGTCCTAGGTCCCTGTCATCCTCTGATTTGGAATCAGGAAATGAAAGTGAGTGGGCCAAAGACTTCACTGATACCACAGTCAGccttcccactgtgtcctctagACCAAGAGACCCTCTTGATATCCTTACCAAGATTTTCCCAAGTTACAGACGCAGCCGTCTAGAAGGCATTCTACAGTTCTGCAAAGGGGATGTGGTCCAAGCCATTGAACAGGTcctaaatgggaaagaacacAAACCAGACACCAGGGACCTAGCAAGCTCAGGAGCATTGGAAAATACAGCTTTTCAGAGAGCTTCGAATTTAAGTTTAGCTGGAATTGGTTTTGGAACTCTAGGAAATAAATCAGCTTTCTCTCCCCTTCACAGTACTTCTGCTTCCTATGGAGGTGATTCAAGTATCTACAGCTTAAATCCTAGACTAGGTATCAGTCCATTACGGCTGGCATATTCCTCTCCAGGAAGAGGGCTGTCTGGTTTCATGTCTCCCTACCTAACTCCTGGGTTGGCACCAGCATTGCCTTTTCGGCCAGCTTTGGATTATGCCTTTTCAGGGATGATTAGGGATTCTTCTTACCTTCCCATCAAAGATTCAGCAACTGGTGGCAGACTGTATTCAAGGCCAAATCAGAACAACATGTAA